The DNA window GGATGACCAGTCGGCCCGATCGCGCTTTGTCAGCCGTCGCTTGCTGCGACGGCTCTCCACAATTAACGTGCCCCTTTCGCGCTCAAAACAGCTGGTACTGTCTGCAGCAGGATGTAGAAATCGAGCCAAGGCGACCAATTGCGGATATAGAAAAGATCCTGTTCCCGCAGAATCTGCAGACCGCCCTCGCTCCGAGAAGAGACCTGCCATAGTCCAGTGATGCCCGGCAGGACACCTGTCCGGAGCGTCCGAAATTCATCGTCGAACTGTTCGGCGTGATACGCGGGGAGTGGCCGCGGCCCGACGAGACTCATATCGCCACGGATGACGTTCCAGAGTTGCGGTAGTTCGTCGGCGCTGGAGCGGCGCATCACGTTGCCGATAATCGGCAAAATTCGGGGATCGTGCCGCAGCTTGAAGAATCGCTGCCACTCGGCGCGCGCTTGCTGGTCGCGCCGCAGATGCTCTTCGAGGAGCTGCTCGCCGTTGGCATACATTGTTCGCAACTTGAGCACCTTCACGATCTTTCCATTATGCCCGATGCGCTTCTGGACATAAAAGGCGGGACCTGGGTCAACGAGTTTGACCATTAGCGCCGCCAAGGCTACGGCCGGCAGGGCTAACAGCCCGAGAGGAATGGCGAGCAGGATGTCGAACGTCCTCTTTAGCAGCCGATTCTGCCAGGAGCAGAGATTGCGCCGAATCTCGATGCCAATGATTGCGTCTATCGTTCGCGTGCGTGCCCACAGGCCTTGAACGTTGCGGATGTCCTCAAGCAGCATGAAACGGCAAGACGAGCTGAACGCAGAACAATCGCGCGGCACGGCCGTCAATTCGCTTGTAGTCGTGAAAATGGCAAGTTCAATTTCGCTCCCTAGCCGAATGCTATCGAAGTCGGCTGTCGTCCCGATCACGCGCAACGGAAATGATCCACCTGTCCAATTTCTGTCATCGGCGGTCCTGATCATGCCGATTGGCTTGAGGCCGAGTTCGGGCTTGCGCGCCAGGAGATGCGCCAGTTCTCGGCACTCGCCGGCCGCACCGACCAGGACGGTCCTGGCCCCCCACAGATCGAGATAAATTAGCAGACGCCTGGTCGTCTCTTCGATGTAATGGCCGATCAACAACAGGCAGGCGGCATAGGCGAATTGCGGGATCATGAAGCCGATAACATTTCGTTCGGGCAGCGTAGCAACGGACGAGATGGCAATGAAGCCGGCGATGCCTGCCGTGCGCAGGCGGAACCGTTCGTAGGGCGCTGGACCGGACCCGGTGTATAATCCGACGGCGAAGAAGGCGAGGACGACAAACGGAGCGGTGACGTGTTGAGGCCCGGGCGACAGCAGCCCGGTCGTCCGTATCAAGAAATGGGTACACGAGATTGCGATCAGTGCGGCGGCGAGATCACCGCAGACCAGCGAAGCGACGACAATCTGCTTCCGGTACCGATAGAGGAGCCCGAAATCGCGGTCTCCTCGGCTGTGGGGGCGGAGCCGCGCAGGGCCTGCCGGATGCAGATTCAGACCTTCGTCCGCCATGCTGTTTCATGCTCCGTTCAAGGCGCAGGGGACGCGGCCTTGCGTCGACGAGGGGATAGCCGCGCCCGCGGCTATTCGGCTGCAATTCCGGAGAACCCAATCTCGTTCGTCACGCGCGCCTCGATCCACCGGTAGGTAGGAAGGAGTCCTTGTCGCAGAGGGGTTTGCGGCTCCCAGCCGAGAACGGTCCTCAGTAGCGAGTTATCGCTGTTACGCCCGCGTACGCCCTGTGGCTTGGAAACGTCGTGGCGCTTTACCAGCGATTTTCCGGCAATTTCCGAAATGATGTCGACGAGTCCGTCCACGCTCACCAGCTCGTCTGTCCCGAGATTCAGTGGACCGCTGTAGTCAGACCGCATGATGCGATAGATGCCTTCAACACAGTCGTCGATATACATGAAGGACCGGGTTTGTTTTCCGTCGCCCCAAATCGATAATTTGTCTCCGTCCTTAAGCGCCGCGATCTTGCGCGAAATCGCCGCCGGTGCCTTTTCGCGACCGCCGTCATAGGTGCCAAGCGGACCGTAGACGTTATGGAAGCGGACTACCCGCGTGGGGAAATGCCAATCCTCGGTGAAGTACTGGCAAAGCTTTTCCATATAAAGCTTCTCCAGGCCATACCCTTCTTCGGGGTCGGCAGGAAATGCGTCCTCCTCGCGTAGAGGAACTACATCCGGGTTTTTCTGCAGGTACTGAGGATAGACGCAGGCCGATGACGAGAACAGGAACCGCTTAACTTGGTGGTATCGCGCGGCCTGCAACATGTGAGCGTTGATCAACGTGTTGTTGATGGTGATTTCCGCGTGGAATGCGCTGATGTAGCCAATTCCGCCCATGTCGGCCGCGAGGTGGTAGACCTCGTCGATGTTTTCCGTGACACGCAGGCATTTATCGTAGTCGCGCAGATCCGCGACGATAAATTCGTCGGCTTTCGTGTCCTCGTATTCGGGATATTTGAGGTCGGCGCCCCGGACAGCATAGCCGTGTCCGACAAGGTATTTGACCAGGTGATGTCCTATGAATCCGCCCGCGCCCGTCACCAACGCCATTTTTTGCATTTTCGTCTCCGTTGGCTGTCCACAATCCTGCTTCTGTGTGCCTGTGCCGCACAGCAATTGCGGGGAGTTGCCATTGGGGACGATTTTTATACGCGCAGTCTCAAAGTCCCAACTGCAACAAGGTGGTAACCCAAATTTGTGGTCTCGCCGACCGCGCGTCGTCTTGGGCGCGGCGCCGTCGACGAAATTCCTGCTCAGTAGACGATCAGGGTGCCGTTTTGCTCGAGCCCGGCCCGGCGCAGTTGGTCCCATCCGAAAACCGCATGTCCCCACGCGAACGCGAAGGGCGCACTGCCGCGTGGGACCCGATAGATGTTACGGTCGAACAGGTTGTTGCCGTGCTCGATGATCAAGGCGTTTTCGCAGTCCGGATCGACGTCGGATGCGGCGCCGGCGCAGGCGGCTCCCTCGAATGTTGTATCGTTATCGTGGACCTTGTTATTACGCGTCTTGTATGTCCCGCCCGATTTCATAGGGCGGCCTTGGTCCAAAAGCACGATGCCGCATTTACCGGGCTCCGCAAACAACGTGTTGCCGTAGATCTCCACATCCTGCGAGGCAGCTATCAGGATGTTGTTTCCCCAAAACCAATCTTTTCCGCCGGTGCCGTTGTGGCGCAGCGTGTTGTTGCGGATGATCGCCGAAAACGAGATCTCGTGGAATATCCCGGCGCCGCGGTTGCCTTCGGCGATGTTGTCCTCATAGAGGACATCGCGGCATTCGATGTCACACCACAAGCCTGCGCCGCGGTTGTCATGCACGTGGTTGCCGCGCAAGACGACGCGCTCGCTGACAGCCAATTTGACGCCCCCGGCTTCCCAACTGGACAGGAATTCACGGGTATTGTTCTCCCAGATGTGGTTGCGCTCAATCAAGACATCCCGGCCTACGCCCGTGATACCGATCTGGCCGTTGTGGTGAATGTTGCAGTTGCGGACGCGGGTGCCCGTTCCGGCCGCGATACCAGCCGCACTGTTCAGCCGCAATTCGCAATTCTCCACGGTCCAGCCGACGGCTTCCTGGGCTTGGATTGCGCCTTTCTGGGCGACGCTTGCGTATTTTTCAATGGTCACGTTCTTGATTAGAACGCCGGGCGCGAAGCTCTCGAACGCGAATGCGGCCACCGTCACTTCGACCTTATGACCAATCGGGTTATCCGCGAAATAGATGGATCGGGCAGCGTGGTCAAAATAGAACCGGCCCGGTCCAACATCGTTCTTCGCGAGCACCTGAACCAGGGGAATGTCGTCGATGAACAGGCCTTCTGGGAGGTTGCAGGCCGGTGCTTCCTCTGCGCACTCCCCGCGCCTTTGCCCTTGTTGCGGTTGGTCGCTCGCGACCCAATAGTTGGTTTCCCGACTGAAAAGCGTCAGCAGGCGGCTGCCGTTCAGGATTGTCCGGCCTTCACCATAGAAGCGCTGATACGGGCGCGGCCGGATCGCCTGGACTCGGTGGGTTCCGTTTTTCAGGCAAAAGGCGGCACCGTCTCCAGCCCGGTCGACAGCGGTTTGAATCGACTGACCCGGTTTTATCGGGATCGTGGACGCGGGGCAGCGATCGTCCAGAACGCCGGACTCGGCCGACGTGGCGGCCAGCAAGCACAAAAGTGCCGTCATGCAGGCGGCAAACCTCGGCGCGCGCGGGCCGGTAGACTCTAGCGACCTAGTGCGCCCTTCCATGAGCGGTCATCCTGCATGCACCGATAGATCATCGTCGCGCCGATGCCGAATCCAATCAGACACCAGAACCAGATGCCCTGCATCGGCGCCTCAAGCGCGACGTCGAAGGCAG is part of the Bradyrhizobium erythrophlei genome and encodes:
- a CDS encoding exopolysaccharide biosynthesis polyprenyl glycosylphosphotransferase, encoding MADEGLNLHPAGPARLRPHSRGDRDFGLLYRYRKQIVVASLVCGDLAAALIAISCTHFLIRTTGLLSPGPQHVTAPFVVLAFFAVGLYTGSGPAPYERFRLRTAGIAGFIAISSVATLPERNVIGFMIPQFAYAACLLLIGHYIEETTRRLLIYLDLWGARTVLVGAAGECRELAHLLARKPELGLKPIGMIRTADDRNWTGGSFPLRVIGTTADFDSIRLGSEIELAIFTTTSELTAVPRDCSAFSSSCRFMLLEDIRNVQGLWARTRTIDAIIGIEIRRNLCSWQNRLLKRTFDILLAIPLGLLALPAVALAALMVKLVDPGPAFYVQKRIGHNGKIVKVLKLRTMYANGEQLLEEHLRRDQQARAEWQRFFKLRHDPRILPIIGNVMRRSSADELPQLWNVIRGDMSLVGPRPLPAYHAEQFDDEFRTLRTGVLPGITGLWQVSSRSEGGLQILREQDLFYIRNWSPWLDFYILLQTVPAVLSAKGAR
- a CDS encoding NAD-dependent epimerase/dehydratase family protein: MQKMALVTGAGGFIGHHLVKYLVGHGYAVRGADLKYPEYEDTKADEFIVADLRDYDKCLRVTENIDEVYHLAADMGGIGYISAFHAEITINNTLINAHMLQAARYHQVKRFLFSSSACVYPQYLQKNPDVVPLREEDAFPADPEEGYGLEKLYMEKLCQYFTEDWHFPTRVVRFHNVYGPLGTYDGGREKAPAAISRKIAALKDGDKLSIWGDGKQTRSFMYIDDCVEGIYRIMRSDYSGPLNLGTDELVSVDGLVDIISEIAGKSLVKRHDVSKPQGVRGRNSDNSLLRTVLGWEPQTPLRQGLLPTYRWIEARVTNEIGFSGIAAE
- a CDS encoding right-handed parallel beta-helix repeat-containing protein, with translation MTALLCLLAATSAESGVLDDRCPASTIPIKPGQSIQTAVDRAGDGAAFCLKNGTHRVQAIRPRPYQRFYGEGRTILNGSRLLTLFSRETNYWVASDQPQQGQRRGECAEEAPACNLPEGLFIDDIPLVQVLAKNDVGPGRFYFDHAARSIYFADNPIGHKVEVTVAAFAFESFAPGVLIKNVTIEKYASVAQKGAIQAQEAVGWTVENCELRLNSAAGIAAGTGTRVRNCNIHHNGQIGITGVGRDVLIERNHIWENNTREFLSSWEAGGVKLAVSERVVLRGNHVHDNRGAGLWCDIECRDVLYEDNIAEGNRGAGIFHEISFSAIIRNNTLRHNGTGGKDWFWGNNILIAASQDVEIYGNTLFAEPGKCGIVLLDQGRPMKSGGTYKTRNNKVHDNDTTFEGAACAGAASDVDPDCENALIIEHGNNLFDRNIYRVPRGSAPFAFAWGHAVFGWDQLRRAGLEQNGTLIVY